Part of the Imperialibacter roseus genome, AAGCCTGGCGTGGTCAAAAATGGTAAAATAGGAACCTGTGAAACTTCATCAGGGGACAGGCATGAAACAGACATCTACCTGTTCGCTGTTGGACCATGGCTTAAGTCGTTGTTTCCGGAGGTGCTTGGACAAAACCTGGCTGTTACCCGGCAGGAAGTGCATTACTTTGGTTTGCCTGCTGCAAAAGCTAGTTTTTTTGAAGCAAATTTACCCAGCTGGATTGACATGTCCCATGATGGCGGCTTTTATGGCATTCCCGGGGGCTTTCAAAGGGGCTTTAAGGTAGCGTCTGACAAGCGGGGTCGTGAAATTGATCCAACAACCCAGAGCCGGATGCCAGAACAGCCGGAAGTAGAAAGGGCAAGGGACTATGTGCATCACAGGTTTCCCGGCCTGGGAAGTTTGCCGCTGGCCGAGTCCAGGGTCTGCCAATACACAAATACGCCCGATGGCAGTTTTATTCTGGATACGCATCCCGAAGCTTCGAACGTTTGGTTGCTGGGCGGAGGATCGGGCCATGGTTTCAAGCATGGGCCTGGCTTGGGAAAAATGGCAGCAAGTATTATCGTCGGTCAGCAGGGCCTCCCTACTTTGCTCTCACTCAGCAGGTTTAAAAGTAGTGGTTTGATAGTATAACTATTGTTATAAATTGGCGTTCAAATGAAAATATTGATGTATTTAGCTAAAGATTTGTCTAATACTATTCTAATAAAAGAGAATTAATGAATACCTATCGCTGGGGGATTGTTGGACTGGGGAGAATTGCCCACAAATTTGCGGAAGCGTTAAAAGTGATCCCCACTGCCCAGCTGGTAGCGGTGGCCTCCAGAGACAGAAAAAATGCGGAAGCTTTTGCTGAACGTTTTGAAGCAAAGACGTTTTACGACAACTATGAAGATCTCATCCTCGACAAGGAAGTTGACATAGTTTACATTGCCACTACACATCCGTCCCACGCATCGCTGGCCAAGGCCTGTCTGCGTTTTGGCAAGCCAGTTCTTTGTGAGAAGCCGTTCGCCATGAATTACCAGCAGGCCAAAGAGGTATATGAGGTGGCCCGTGAGTCAGGTGTGTTTATAATGGAGGCTTTGTGGACACGGTTTCTTCCGTCGATGAAGCGGGTGATTGAGATAGTGAAAAAGGAAGAGATCGGTCATGTTGTTTCTATCCAGGCTGATTTTGGTTTCAAAGCTCCCTATGATCCTGGAGCCCGGCTTTTCAACAAAGAATTAGGCGGCGGGGCATTGCTCGACGTGGGTATTTACCCTGTTTTTCTCACGACAGCTCTTCTGGGGGAGCCGACAAAAATACAGGCCAGCGGAGTGATTGGGCCAACCGGGGTAGATGAGCAGTGTGCCATGCTGCTGGAGTATGACAATGGGGCAATTGCCTGCCTTTCGTGCTCCATTATTTCAAATAATACTCAGGTGGCCAGCATCAACGGGTCGAAGAGTCGTATCCAGATTGATCAGCCTTTTTGGGGACAAACCAATATCAATATTTTTACCGATTGGAAGCCCCGGGGGCTTGTGAAGTTTGACTACCCGAGCAACGGCCTCAACTATCAGATAGCGGAAGTGCACAAATGCCTGGATGAAGGCAAAACAGAGAGCGATCTTTGGAGCTATGGCGACAGCCTCCTTGTATTAAAGACCCTCGACAGAATCAGGGAAAAAATTGGGTTGAAGTATGAGGCGGATGTTTAATCAAACAAATCCTCTTCCCGCTCCAGCATCAAAATAGCCGACTGCGGCACAATGAAGTACTTTTCTCCCTTGTAGTGCACCTCGAAGGCAGCCTTTTGCAGGAAAATAGCCATGTCACCTTCTTTGGCTTGTAGGGGCACGTATTTTACCTTATCCTCCTCGGCTTTCCACGGCTCGTCATCATCGGTTTGCATAGGGATGGGGTAGCCAGGGCCGGCTTTCACGATATAACCGCTTTGTATTTTTTCTTTCTCCTGCACTCCCGGAGGCAGGTAAAGCCCACTTTCGGTTTTCTCTGATTCCTTTTTTGGCTTGACCAATACCCTGTCGCCCACTATCACCAGCTTTTTCAGCTTGTTGTCTACTGTCAATTCCATTCTTTTTTCCTTCATCAGGTTTCAAAGTTACTCTTAAACCAAAAAATGCACAAAACAGTTTAGTCCATTGATCTGTCGATGAGCCTTTGGTCAAGTTGCCTGGTGGTTTTAGCTCCCAGCTCTCTCAACCGCTCGGTTTTGCGAACAAGGTTGTCCTTGCCATCTACCAGCTTATTCATGGCTGCATCATAGTTTTCCTTGGTCTGTTTAAGGCTGTTGCCCACCTTCACCAAGTCGGCCACGAAGCCATCGAACTTGTCATAGAGTGCGCCGGCTTGCCTGGCAATCTCTTCAGCATTTTTGTTCTGCATGTCCTGCTTCCATATGTACGAGATAGTGCGCAGGGTGGCAAGGAGTGTGGTGGTAGATACCAGCACGATGTTTTTGTCCAGCCCTTTTTCATAGAGCGCATGATCCTCTTTGTAAGCAACAGTCAGTGCAGGTTCGTTTGCCACAAACATCATCACGTAGTCGGGCTGGCTGATTTCGTAGAGATTTTGATAATTGCGCTCGCTGAGCAACTTGATATGACTGTAAATGCTATCAATATGCAGCTTCAGGAATTTGGCTTGTTCCAGGTCGTTTTCAGCATTGAAAAAATTAGTGTAGGCCGTTAGCGACACTTTTGAATCGAGTACCAGGTACTTATCATCCGGAAGTTTGATAATGTAGTCAGGGCGCTGATTGGAGCCGTCCTCATTCTTGAAGTTCTTCTCTTTGAAGTAGTGGATGTCTTTTTGGAGTCCGGCTTTTTCCAGGATCGCCTCCAGCTGCATTTCCCCCCAGCTTCCCTGTGATTTGCTGTCGCCTTTCAAGGCTCGGGTGAGGTTCTCCGCTTCTTTGGTGATCTGCTGGTTCAGCTCCCGAAGGTTTTTGATTTGCTCGCTCAGGCTGCTGTTCCACTTCAGGCTTTCTTTGTTGGTGTCTTCCACCTTTTTTTCAAACTCAGCTATTTTTTCTCGCAGCGGATTGAGCACCTCGGCTATGTTGGTCTTGTTCTGGTCAGTGAATTTTTTGCTTTTTTCTTCAAAGATTTCCTGAGCAAGGTGCTTGAACTCTACAGTGAAACGCTGCTGAAGCTCTGCTACCTCTTTTTTGTGCTCTTCCAGCCTCTCCTGTAGATTTTTATAATTGGCTTCCAGCGTAGAGTTGCGTGTGCTCAGCTGAATTACCTTTTCCCTTTCTGCCTTAATCTCCTGCACATATCCGGCTGCTTCTTTCTCCACATCTTCCAACTTGCCCTTCAGTAAGGCGTTTTGCGTATTCTGCTCATTGCTTTTTGCCTCGAACTCACGTTGCAAGCTTTGTTTGGTAGTCGACTGTCTGGCTAGCAGGACAAGTGCTGTAGCCACCAAGCCAATGGCCAATCCGATAAGGAGCGAAATCAAATCCATGGTTAACGTGTAAGAAATTTAGAGCCGAAAATAGTGCTGCTAAGTTAAGACCTTCGCTACCCTTTTATTCCCTGATGTGCCACTAATTTTCATTTATTGCCCGCAATCGTAAGTGGGCAAATGTATTATCCCGAAATACGTTGATGGGTTAAAGGTGTATTACTAAAACAGACCCGCACGAAGTATAAAATGATTTTCAAAGCAGTTTTAGCCTTGATGG contains:
- a CDS encoding FAD-dependent oxidoreductase; the encoded protein is MAWKNMSTIAPRYAEADNVADVFKPALPLSTRITVAGAGAFGGWTALNLLGLGYKVTLFDPWGAGNSLSSSGGETRLMRSVYGSNSFYTKLANDSYDMWLETEAWEGRKLLQTTGNLWMVGENDNEMRSAVAQMDGLNLPYKIFKASEVPDRFSYINCSDLSHLILEEKAGVLKARESCQAVLEKFVSEGGQYVAEALKPGVVKNGKIGTCETSSGDRHETDIYLFAVGPWLKSLFPEVLGQNLAVTRQEVHYFGLPAAKASFFEANLPSWIDMSHDGGFYGIPGGFQRGFKVASDKRGREIDPTTQSRMPEQPEVERARDYVHHRFPGLGSLPLAESRVCQYTNTPDGSFILDTHPEASNVWLLGGGSGHGFKHGPGLGKMAASIIVGQQGLPTLLSLSRFKSSGLIV
- a CDS encoding Gfo/Idh/MocA family protein; its protein translation is MNTYRWGIVGLGRIAHKFAEALKVIPTAQLVAVASRDRKNAEAFAERFEAKTFYDNYEDLILDKEVDIVYIATTHPSHASLAKACLRFGKPVLCEKPFAMNYQQAKEVYEVARESGVFIMEALWTRFLPSMKRVIEIVKKEEIGHVVSIQADFGFKAPYDPGARLFNKELGGGALLDVGIYPVFLTTALLGEPTKIQASGVIGPTGVDEQCAMLLEYDNGAIACLSCSIISNNTQVASINGSKSRIQIDQPFWGQTNINIFTDWKPRGLVKFDYPSNGLNYQIAEVHKCLDEGKTESDLWSYGDSLLVLKTLDRIREKIGLKYEADV
- a CDS encoding co-chaperone GroES — its product is MELTVDNKLKKLVIVGDRVLVKPKKESEKTESGLYLPPGVQEKEKIQSGYIVKAGPGYPIPMQTDDDEPWKAEEDKVKYVPLQAKEGDMAIFLQKAAFEVHYKGEKYFIVPQSAILMLEREEDLFD
- the rmuC gene encoding DNA recombination protein RmuC → MDLISLLIGLAIGLVATALVLLARQSTTKQSLQREFEAKSNEQNTQNALLKGKLEDVEKEAAGYVQEIKAEREKVIQLSTRNSTLEANYKNLQERLEEHKKEVAELQQRFTVEFKHLAQEIFEEKSKKFTDQNKTNIAEVLNPLREKIAEFEKKVEDTNKESLKWNSSLSEQIKNLRELNQQITKEAENLTRALKGDSKSQGSWGEMQLEAILEKAGLQKDIHYFKEKNFKNEDGSNQRPDYIIKLPDDKYLVLDSKVSLTAYTNFFNAENDLEQAKFLKLHIDSIYSHIKLLSERNYQNLYEISQPDYVMMFVANEPALTVAYKEDHALYEKGLDKNIVLVSTTTLLATLRTISYIWKQDMQNKNAEEIARQAGALYDKFDGFVADLVKVGNSLKQTKENYDAAMNKLVDGKDNLVRKTERLRELGAKTTRQLDQRLIDRSMD